Genomic DNA from Porites lutea chromosome 4, jaPorLute2.1, whole genome shotgun sequence:
AAATGTTTGATAAcctgcgagcaggctcactTTACGATTTCAGGGAAAATTTTTGGCAGCGGAAACGCAATCCCGCAAGAAGAATGGAACGAGGAAAGCTGAATAGCACTTTTATAGATATTATACTCATTCGTCTCGTTAATCTCAAGTGTCACACAGACCCAGCAATGACAAGTATTCAAAACGGCCGCCACCGTTTGAACATTTACCGAAAACTCACATttcaagttaaaaaatttaattggGAAAAAACAAGGCGTATGTCACACTTGAGGTGAATGATCATTTAATGAAACATTTTACGCttttgataatttttatgtcgtttttgttacttttgctttgattgtttgcttattttagagaaaaagtgCAAAAAGAGCGCGTAGTTATGCTAAAAAAAATGGTCGAACTTTTGCCACTGATGACGTCTTAACTTACCCATAGCAACCGACTTTTCACGTAAAAAGAATGACAGACTTACCATGCTACTGAAGACAATGGCGGCTAACCCGATCGGGCAGGAACAGAACAAACAGGTCAAAATGGACAAGGCCAGCCAGTTCTGTGGACGAGGAGTCATCGGCAAGATGACTGTTTGGCTGGGCtaataaatgaaatacaatGGAGAAGCAATTAGTATAATTTCAATCACAAGATTCCTACATTCAACTAAAGATTAGCTGTTACCGATTTTATTGGAAAATTACTACGTCTGAACGTGCATTGAATTTCGGAAGCAAAGACCAAcgttacaaaaaagaaggaccCGATCCTAATAAACTCAATCTCATCAGCTATAAGTTGAAATATCGAACAAAAGAAGCatggctgattttacagtcccgaatatatattttttgtcacCAATATTGtatgtaagaccctgaagaaggaaggccgtgccttgcgaaatattggtaacaaaaaatgtatattcccgactgtaaaatcagccttgcttcttttattCGATGTTTCTGTTGCATCCTTTTTTAAGCTCCTTAAATatttcgcgaaaaaaaattagATAAATAAAAATCGAAGCGAAATCATTCGTTTAAGAAGCTATATAACACACCCTACCCAGCTGCGTTTAACGGATGCGAAACTTTCTTCCTGACATCTTCATGTCATAAGGAATTACAACAAAACTAGAATATTCGCAAGAAAAAATTCATAGCAGGAGCTTTCTTCCTATTTCCATTGGGCACGCtcatgacgtcatcaaattaaTACCTCTTTAGTTCTTATGATCTAAGCATTCCCCTCAACTGCACCCAtacaatattatttaaaaaccgTACCTGCATAACCACCGTTGTTGAACTTTGCTGCGTCACTGGGTACGGTTGTGGATAACCCATGGGTTGTCCAGTAAAAGGCTGAGGGCCTGGGTACCCCGGCTGTGCATTATATGGTTGCTGTGGGTAACCAGGCTGGGCTGGGTAACCGGGCTGGGCTGGGTAACCAGGCTGGGCTGGGTAACCAGGCTGGGCTGAGTAACCAGGCTGAGCTGAATAACCTGACTGAGCAGGCAAGTTAACTTGTTGTGCTGGATATGGTGGGGGCGACACTTCATCTTCAAGAGGGACATAATTTGTTAgtggaaaataatttaataataaaatatcatCTACGTTGAAAATGTGCATAATTTATATATATTGATTAATAGACTCATTGGTCGTTGCTGTGGTAGTTCCTATCTTGTTGCTGTGGACGGGTTCAACTACCAAGCGACGTAATACAGAACAGTCCAGTCAAAATTGCAAGCGCAGTCATGTGATTTGGTTGCTAAAGTTATGTAAAACGTTGTAGCTAAATCACCTGGGCGGTTTGCTTGAATAATACCGTACCCGTTTTCGCTCCTAAATACCAAATTCTTTTTCCGTCTTTGTTAATGCTGTCTCTGAGGACACCGTTGGGAAAGTTTTGACTGATTTCTTATAATCTAAATTGCGTTCTATACTAAGGTGGGCACCCGCCGAGATAATTGTctgtttttacatgacgtcaccgAAATTCAGACTAAGAAACTATCCGTTCTTCTTAGGTTCTACTTTCATGAGTTTTTCCGACTATCTCGCATATATATCCTACAAACCTAATTCTGGCCGATCTCGGCAAagcatttcccagattctggactttccTGATTGAAtggttttcattttaattttttatcgcGTGACATTAAAAACAGGGAATAGACGTTAACATACCTTCGACAAGTTTTGTGTTATCAgccatattttcttttgttacctCTTGTCACTGGTTCTAcaagaaaatttataaaacgaataaaactATACCACATTCGTTACTGTTAAGACGTAGTTCGCGTTTTAAGGGTTCATCTACACAAAATATATTGTTTCGAAATCGAAAAAACTCGTTGCCAGCCTAACGCTGGAGTTAAGTTGGACTGAAAGCACCTCGATCAATTTTAGCTGGGGCATTGCAATTCGGTTAATTTGACGgttacagaaacaacaaaagttCTTTTATAACTCCCAATCAGACTGACTCCGAATGGTAATCAAGTTTTATATACGTATACTGTGGTGGAATTTTGCCAGTAAAAAGTTAGCGTTGACTTGGCGGACTAAAGCATCGAAACACTAGTGCACGATAGGAAAATCGACTTCAATTTATAAAAGCGGACGAAAGCAACCATGCCAAAGATCACTAGAAGGAATCTACTTAATTTTGAACGAAACGATACAGATTAATCTGTCGGTAACTTTacctttcatttcttttcttttctatttaagAAGAGGTTATTATTTTCACGTAAATTTGATCCAATGATTGGAACTCGAAGCGTCAAGTCAGGTCCAAGTCTAATAGCAGACGGACCATATACGACCGGCAGGGCTTTCATGACAAAGCAATTTAACAGATTCAGAATTACAACCAAGATAACAAAAACAAGGACTCGTTTTCTGTGGTATCAAAACAACCCCTTCTTCTTACCCTAAGCAGCCTAAGCTTTTCTCAGATGAATTCCACCAACCAAAGAAGAGGAGGTTTACATCGAAATGAAACTGGTCGTAACTAATCACTGGATAATAACGAGACACTGAATGTTCGAAAACGTGGTCTACTGTGACTCAATCTAACAAGTgctcattttatgaatggatacTTTAATACAGAAAAACCTATACCTAAAGATTTCCTGCTCGTCTTAGCTCCTATTTAAGTCATCTATAGCACTGAACTTAATAGTAAATTTGGATAACAACTCTTAGCACGGGTGTAAGGTTTCGCTTGCGCAGTAGACCGACGAAGGCCACGAAAATGAACACATTTTAGCAAATTAACAAATAGACTACTAATACAATAAACAACTAGAAACGTGCTGTCTGTGACATTGAAGCAATGTCTCCTTACCTTAGACAAAAGTCCGGCTTGGTAATCACACTAAAATCTTTGAGAAATTAATGAATTGAACTGGGAAAGGAGGAAACAATGAAATAATTCCTTAGGTGTTTTGACGCAATAATATTATGCACTATGACCCAGTAGAAGAAGCTGATTGGATGGTGAGACTGAGTGTCTAGCTTTATCCGGAAATTGATCTGCCCGCAAGTAAATTTGAATTAcaaaaatattctaaattgctCCTTGTGTGAGCCATGTATTAAGGAACCATGTCGCGCTATTTTCtatcttttcaaaaagttttGATACTTGTGTTCgtatcaattgaattccaaaattaatgttacagttttgttgtttaagagTACATTTAGGCACTATACTGTTTTTGCGGATGTCGTCTGTTGCTAGGGATGGCAAGAATTGACGTGGATTTGGAATGGAAGTCGTTTGATgtaactctacaggagcattttgtcgAGCCCGCAGTACCTCCCTAAGAGAAGAATATACATTTATGGCACACGGAGTTACTTCCGCATTCTGGCTAGAAACGCTTACAGGagacattttgttttgtcacgCAGCTGGATTTAAGTACTGTTTTTTTCGATCCAGTTTCAAAGCGTTATACAAAACGAAGGACACTTCGGTACAAACACTGTCCCAGCTAATTACAAACTGTCTTACGGGCCTAGCCTATACGTAGCAGGCACTAGTTTTGTTTTAGGGCGAAAGGAGAAATATCGAGGACGCGCGCGCACGAGGGGAGTGTGGCCCGTCCGCATAGCCTGTCATGATGGCCCGCCCTGCAGTAAATCACTTGATATGATTACGAATTCTAGGTGAGATTCGTCATGATTTCAATCGTCCCTCTCCGATTTTAAGTTTTAAACTTTACCCCATCATGAAGTTTTTCGATCCATTTGGAGTGAAATAAGTGATCAATGTTACACTCACTTTATTGAACATACTTTATAGTTTCAAGTTCTATATctactaaaagaaaaaagaaaaatgaggtCGATTCCTCCGGGAGACCCAAGAATTCAGTTATCATTGAGTGACCAAAGATTATATTGATTTCCCGGCTCCTGTGTCGCGGTGGGAGGTAGGTTTTATTTCGTCGTAATTGTTCTTGTGTTCGAGCAATGTAGGAAAAGTGCAAAAGAGATCAGTTTGGGATCTAATAGTTCGGTTTCCACTGCTGTGTTAAATTTTCCCTGCTGCAAATTCTATGGCAGATATTCTCCAAGTTAAAAAATATGACTGCAAAGACACTCATTTTACACGATATTTAAGGCAAACCCGCGACACTGGCAAACTGCAGTAAACGCCCTTAAGGGGTGACCTTAGTTGTGACAGTAGTAACCACTACCGCAAACCAGACAATCAGGAAAACGATTAAGCCAACACCGCACAGAATAGAAGCAACATTCAGCCACAAAGCTATCCTGGAGTTTCTTCGGGCTCCTTCGTAATCTCCTCCATCATATGCACTGTCCACCTAGAGATGACATTAATGGCAATaatgataaaacaaaattaCTGACAAACTGGCCTGATATATATAGACTTAAGGCTAAAATCAACAAATATGTCGCTACCCAAATCAAGTCCTCGTTTTTCGTAAATCTGACAACCCCACACCGTAGTTACAATTTCGCGGAACTTAAATTTTGGTGAAACTTCCTCCAGTACCCCACTGAATTAAAGGCCACCATGTCAcacattctttgcaaagttcacatatttaaatttaattctgattggttattCAAACTGACGATAAATTTTGTGATTATTGCTTAATCTTTCCCAACGTTAAAAAATCCAAGGTGGTCTcattcttaaaaaaaaggaagaatgtTCGACGATGCATCACATCTTACTGTGCACGGTTTTGCTTTTAAAACGTCACTGTCACTTTCAATGATGATGATACAGAGGAACTCTCCTTTGGAACACCTCTGTTCAAGAGACACTTCCATTCAGGGGgaagggacactttttctgggacCCGAAAGCCAGATTTAACCTTCATTCAGAGGACACCTTTATAGCACTTAAAAAGTGACTAACCACAGAAATCGTCGATAAGTTTACATGTAAGTGTTCCTAGTCACAATGGCGATAGCTTTCAAAATTAAATCGATGTACTGCACTGAGGGGGGCGTAGGggtttgcggtattgcggtattgggttatttttggtgcggtgttgcggtaatttttatttcaaaatacggtattgcggttttcagagtccaTGCGATGtgcggtaagtttaaatttcatgTCGCGGAAGTCGGTGAAAAAATCGTTGTGTCGTGTtgatctgcttctttttcatgacaTGTGCGGGAATTTTACGGCAGAGCCTCTCCGTTCGTTGCGCCGTACTGACGAGCCCccaaaagggcgaaacagctgtctacggCTACGACCCCGCTCTGTTTttagttctttcggtgtcgtgttgatgtcttgcaaagttaattttcacgtcgtaagatcagctttgcagaattcagTGTGTCTATCCATTATATTGATGCTTGGAATAATGACTCAGCAGATTCAAAGGcagattaaaaggaaaatattttatttgttggttaattatAAACAAACCCCATCCCTACCTCCATTCAAGGAatacctctattcaggggacattTACcttggtcccgagggtgtcccctgaatagaggttgcACTGTATGGCCTTATAGAGGATCAATTAACATACAAACGGCACAAACACAGCTGAGTAGAGTTCGTACAAAAACGCTGTCTACCAACGGAACAGTAAATAGTCTTACCGTGCTACTGAAGCAAATGGCAGCTAAACCGATTGGCCAGATACAACACAAGCAGGTAAAAATGGACAGGCACATAAAATTCTGTGGACGAGGAGCTGCAGGCAAGATTACCGTTTGGCTGGGCTAATCAATATTACAAAAGAGAAAGgattaattttcaaaacttctTGTAGCTCATTATCAGTTATAGGTCAGTGAAATTACATAGTCCA
This window encodes:
- the LOC140933981 gene encoding uncharacterized protein isoform X2; amino-acid sequence: MTPQPYPAQQGKFPAQPGDPQHQGPQPFTGQPMGYPPGYLGAQQSTTTVVMQQPSQTVILPAAPRPQNFMCLSIFTCLCCIWPIGLAAICFSSTVDSAYDGGDYEGARRNSRIALWLNVASILCGVGLIVFLIVWFAVVVTTVTTKVTP
- the LOC140933981 gene encoding uncharacterized protein isoform X1 — encoded protein: MADKVKHDEVEMTPQPYPAQQGKFPAQPGDPQHQGPQPFTGQPMGYPPGYLGAQQSTTTVVMQQPSQTVILPAAPRPQNFMCLSIFTCLCCIWPIGLAAICFSSTVDSAYDGGDYEGARRNSRIALWLNVASILCGVGLIVFLIVWFAVVVTTVTTKVTP